Genomic DNA from Shouchella patagoniensis:
ATATTAACAAAATACCAGAAAATTTAATATTACTTATCCAGAGTGGTGGAGGGACCTGACCCGACGAAACCCGGCAACCAGTTTTTTTAAAACAAAGGTGCTACTTTCAGCAGAACGATGTGTTCTGGAAGATAAGTGAGGTGCCCCCCTTTTCTTATCGAAGAGGGGGGTTATTTTGTTTTATTATTAGCTAAGGAGTGGGAAATGTGAAAATTGGTCTAATCGGTTTTGGAACTGTAGGAACAGGGATTTATGAACGCATCATACAATCTCAAGATGAAATTGAACGGTTGCTAGGTAAACGAATCAATATTGTTTCAATTCTTGTGAAAAACCAAGCGAAAGTGCGCGACGCTTCCGTCATTGAGCGAGTGACTTCTTCTTGGGAGCACTTCTTAAAAACCGACTATGATCTTGTTTTTGAAGCGATGAATGGGACGGAACCGGCAAGGACGTATACGAAAGCACTATTAAAAAGAGGAATCCCGGTTATTTCAGCAAATAAGAAGCTAGTTGCTACCCATGGAGAAGAGCTTGAGGATACCGCACAGCAAGCGAATGTATATTATGGTTGGGATGCTGCAGTTTGCGGGGCAGTTCCAATCGTAAATGTATTAAAAACGGTCTTACCAACAACGGAAATTAGCTCTGTTCAAGGCGTTCTAAATGGAACAACAAATTATATTCTGACAAGAATGAAAGAAGGTAAAACGTACATAGAAGCGTTAGAAGAGGCGCAGCAATTAGGTTATGCAGAGGAAGATCCTTCTGCAGATGTAGAAGGTTTTGATGCAGCTTATAAGATAGGTTTACTAGCAAAGTTATGTTTTGGAGAATGGATAAAACCTGATCTAATCGCTCGTGAAGGAATTAAGTTGATTGATGTGTGGCATATTCAAGTAGCACTTGAGTTAGGCTTTTCGTTAAAATTACTAGCGCAAGCTGCTGTGAATAAGCGAGGAGATCTTGTTTGTTCCGTGAAGCCCACTTTTATCGCATCAACCCATCCATTGGCAGCAGTTGAGGATGTGATAAATGGCGTTTGTATAAACGGGACAGCGATCGGTCAACTAGTATTTTCTGGACCTGGTGCGGGTAAACAAACGACTGCCAACAGTGTTGTGGAAGATTTTGTCCTACACGAACAGAATAGAAAATTAAAACGTGAGCCACGTATAGAAAAGTTGACTGAGAAAGAGCAAGACGGAAAGGAATTATGGTTGATTAAAGAAGGGGAAAGAGAGTTGGCGCAAGAACTTGTGAGAAAAACAAAGAAATGGGCAGAAAAAGAAGTGGTAGGAGGGTCCGTCTTATTAGTCAATTCTCCAACGTACCCGGTGCCGTTTGCCACATATCCATTAATTGGGTCCGCTTCATTGAGAAGTAAAGAGACCGCAAAAAGGTAACCGTTATGGTCGAAATTTCGTTTCAGGCATTCGTTTCTTAAATTCTTTAATTAGTTCGTCCGGTGCTGTTTTAATCTTATAAGTTGATACACCTTGACTTGTATGAAGATATAGGAACCCGAGTGTATCTTTTTTATTGCTTGGAAAACGATAGGATATATCAAACACAGATTCAATTGGATAATAATCGTGTGTCGTTTGAATTCGGTCTTCATATAAGCTTAATTCGAATGACGTTTCGACAATTCTTTTTTCTAACATTCCTATTTCTTGTTTCACTTCAATACACCGTTGTGTGACAATTGCGTTCATATCATCAGCTCCTCTTTTTGATAAGTTAACATATTTCTAAGTAAAACTCGAGTGATTATGTAGTTTAAAAATCATGCTTGGCGGTTAATAATGACTATACCAACGTGAATGAGACAAAAGTCGTAATTTTTCGAAAGGTTATTGCTTAGAAATAGTCCATCTGTTAAGATACATATACAACTTAAATCCTGAGATGTACGTAAGGACGTTACTCTTTGAGCCAACACCTTAAAAAAGGGAGCTTGTCGTTGTTGATCTGCTTACATGCCCCGCAAGCTGGGGACGTATAATGATTAATGCAAAGCACCCACCTGCCTGGCAGGTTCAAAGCTTCATTTTCCTACGGCATACTCGGGATCATACTTATGAGCTAAAGTGACCTAGTTGGTTGCTTTTTTTATGTGTTTTTTTCTGTCAATGTGGTATGATCACAAAAGGAAAAGCTTGTTATAAAGGAGATTGATCATAAAATGCTACACCAATTTTCACGAAATGAACTAGCGATTGGCCATGATGGTCTTGAACGATTAAAAGGAAGTACAGTGGCTGTTCTTGGGATAGGCGGAGTAGGTTCTTTTTCTGCTGAGGCACTTGCCAGATCCGGAGTGGGGAAAATTGTACTTGTAGATAAAGATGATGTGGATATTACAAATGTGAATCGACAAATACATGCATTGATTTCGACTGTTGGACAGCCTAAAGTTGATCTAATGGCCAAGCGTATTGAAGAAATAAATCCAGAATGCAAGGTTGTCTCTTTAAAAATGTTTTACACAGAGGAAACGTATGAGTCTTTCTTTGATCATAAGCTAGATTATGTTGTTGACGCAAGTGATACGATTGCATATAAAATTCATTTAATAAAGGAATGTAAGAAGCGGAATATCCCACTTATTTCTAGTATGGGTGTTGCGAATAAGATGGATCCAACACGATTACGAATAACAGATATCTCGAAAACAAGCTATGATCCGATTGCTAAGGTCATTCGAACGAGATTACGTAAAGAAGGCATTCATAAGGGTGTTACAGTGGTTTTTTCCGATGAGAAGCCTATTAAGATTCGTGAGGATATTCGGAAGGAAATCGTACCAGAGTCTGCTGAAGAAGGTTCAATTCGTAAAGCAAAAATGCCTCCTTCATCAAATGCTTTTGTACCTTCGGTTTCTGGTTTAATTATGGCAGGTCATGTCATTACTACTTTATTAGATGGAATAGAAATTAATCGATTATCATAAAAACATTTTAAGGCATCGTAAGATCGTCAGTATTTAGCAAAGTTGTTGCCGAGAGTCTTGGCAACGTTTTAAATGAATCAACTATTTACTCAATAGTAAAAAAGCTTGTCGACAGTCTCTTGTTAAGGGGCTGTATCGACAAGCTTTTTTTATTTCTCTAGTTTTTCGAGGTTTCCATTTCCTTCCATGCGAAAAGCGGTTTGGTCTTCGATTGTGTCTTCGAGAATGGCCATCCGTCTTGCACGGTTCATAATAGAAATAAGTGATTGATAATCTTCTTCAATCATACTATGTTCTTGTTTATTTCTGGCGAGCATTGTTTCTAAATCATTTAATTTTGATGAAGTTCTCTTGAGCTCCGTACGCAAACGATCGTTTTCTAATTTTAGACTACTGGATTGTTCAGTTTGATTCTCGAGTTGTCTTAATTGAACAATAATCGAATCAATTGTTACTGAACCGCTAGTGTTTGACGGCGTCCGATAAAACGATGGTTCTACTATGTTTGTTCGTTCAAATGTTTTTGGTTGAAAGAAGCTGGATGATAGCTCGCGTTTTCGTTCTTTCCTTTCACGTTTAGCTTGGTCTATATGGGTTAAATGTTTCTGTCTCACAACTGCATTCCATCGAAATCCGCATGCTGCAGAAGTTCGATTTAGTGCATCTCCGACTTCATCAAACGCTTTTAATTGTGTGCTTCCTTCTTTTATATGATTTAGGACTGTCTCAGCTAACAGTACATCATCTTCATGGGACCATGCATCTTGTCTTATTTTCATTATCTCAACTCCTGCGATATGTCTTTGTTTTTACTTTTTCCAGTCTTGTTCTTTTTTATACTAGGCTAGTAAAAATCCATTTGAGTAAAGGAGATTATTTTGTCGAGATTGTTGTAACAGAAGCATTGACAGTCTATTTATTAACAGGATGACAGTTTAGGAGCAGCAAAAAAACGCAAGAAGAATAGACTTACTTGCGTTTTTTGTATAAATCGGCTAATGCTTGTTCAAATTTGCCTGTTTGTTTTGGTTCGTAATAACGGTGATTCTTGAATGAGTCTGGCAAATATTGCTGACGAACCCAAGCATCAGGAAAGTCATGCGGGTATTTATATTCCGTGCCTCGACCTAAATTTTTGGCTCCTTGATAATGCGCATCTTTGAGGTGACGAGGGATTTCACCACTTCCACCATCTCTAAGTGACATTAATGCTTCATCGATTGCCTTATATGCACTGTTGCTTTTAGGAGACAGTGCTAGTTCGATGACGGCGTTAGCGAGAGGAATTCGTGCCTCTGGTAGTCCAATCCTTTCCGAGGATTCAATCGCGGCAAGCGTCCTTGAACCAGCTTGTGGATTCGCAAGACCGATGTCTTCATAGGCAATAACTAATAGGCGTCGATGGATGCTAACAAGATCTCCTGCTTCTATTAGTCTGGCTAAGTAGTGCAGGCTTGCATTCACATCGCTCCCACGAATCGACTTCTGAAAAGCAGAGAGTACATCATAGTGAGCGTCCCCATTTTTGTCATGTTGAATGCTTTTTTTCTGAATGCTTTGCTCTGCAGCGGAGAGAGAGACAGTTCTTACATTGTCTTTTCCTTTCAATGTAGAAAGAACGGCTAGTTCAAGAGCATTTAGAGCAGCACGTACATCTCCTCCACAAGCAAGGGATAAGTGAGTAATCGCTTCTGGTGCAATATCAATATTCTCATTTCCGAGGCCGTTTTCTACATCAGTAAGCGCGCGATTTAACGCTTTTTCAATGTCTTCTGGTGCTAATTGCTCTAACTCAAATATATGACACCTGCTACGTATTGCCGGATTTATGGAATGGTATGGGTTTGCGGTTGTTGCACCAATAAGTAGAAGAAGGCCACTTTCTAGGTGGGGCAATAAAAAATCTTGTTTTGCTTTATCAAGTCGATGGACTTCATCAAGAATTAAAATTAAAGAGCCATACATCTTCGCTTCTTCAACTGTGGTTTCCATATCTTTTTTATTGTGTACGGTCGCATTAAGCAACCGAAAGTGTTGACCGCTTGAACCGGCAATTGCACTGGCTATTGATGTTTTTCCTGTGCCTGGCGGTCCATAAAGCACCATAGATGAAAGCTGGTCAGCTTCCACCATTCTCCGCAGAAGCTTGCCTTCATCAAGAAGACTATGCTGACCAATGACGTCATCAATTGATGTCGGACGCATGCGGAATGCTAACGGTTGTCTTTTCATTAAAAATCCCTCCTGTTAGGTGGTGCTCTTCGTAGTGTAGCGCACGATAGGACTACTTGTCCAAACTTAAAACAAGCCTGAATTTCTATCAATCCGGTATGAAAACATGCTATAATGTCAAATGATTATAGAATGGTGGAATAAGTAAGGTATAGGGACAAAGGAAATGACGATGTTTTGTTTTTAACTGCGAGATCGCCAGAAAACATGCTTATTTAAAAAGGAGAATGACTTATGAAAATTTCAACAAAAGGGCGCTACGGACTAACAATTATGATGGCTCTTGCCAAAAAAACTGGTGAGGGACCTGTTTCCTTGAAATCAATCGCTAAGGAATATAAACTATCAGAGCACTATTTAGAACAATTAATTGCACCACTTCGAAACGCAATGCTTGTAAAAAGTGTCCGTGGAGCATACGGTGGTTATATGTTAGCAAAGGATGCTGAGGCCATTACTGCGGGTGATATCATTCGTGTACTGGAAGGTCCAATTAGTCCTGTAGAAGTGCTGGAAGATGAAGAGCCTGCAAAACGTGACTTATGGATTAAAATTCGTGATGCAGTGAAAGACGTGTTAGATAAAACAACCCTTGCAGACTTAGCGAACTTTAAAGAAGAAGGCGAGCAAGATTATTATATGTTTTATATTTAATGGAATGATGGAAGGTGCGGTTTATGGAACAAATTTATCTTGACCATGCTGCAACGTCTCTTTTGCACCCAGCAGCGTTAGATGCGATGTTACCTTATTTTGCGGAGGATTTTGGCAATCCCTCAAGTACACATCAATTTGGAAGGGTTGCGAGACAAGGTTTAATGGAAGCTCGTAAGACAATTGCTGCTTATTTGCAAGCAACAGAACATGAGGTCTTGTTTACAAGTGGTGGTACAGAAGCAAATAATCTTGCTTTAATTGGCTATGCACGGGCGAATAGAGAAAAAGGAAATCATATTATTACGACCGAGATCGAACATCATGCCGTTTTGCATACATTAGATCAATTAAAGTCTGAAGGGTTTTTAGTAACATACTTGAAAGTGAATGAAGAGGGTCTCGTTTCTATTGAGGACGTTCGTAAGGCATTAACGGACAAGACGATCCTTGTTTCGGTAATGTATGGAAACAATGAGGTTGGGGTTGTACAACCGATTGAAGAAATTGGTGAACTTCTATTAGGTCATCAAGCAGTTTTCCATACAGATGCAGTTCAAGCAGCAGGACTCTTGTCACTTGACGTCGAAGCTCTGAATGTTGACATGATGTCTATTGCTAGTCATAAATTGAATGGTCCAAAAGGTGTTGGATGTTTGTATGTTCGGGACCGATTAAAACTTTCACCATTATTTTTTGGTGGTGAACAAGAAAGAAAACGTCGCGCTGGAACAGAAAACGTACCGGGAGCTGTTGGTTTTGCAAAGGCTTTGTCAATTGCGAACGACAATCGAGAACAACGGATTTCTGATTATAAACATTACCGGGAGATTTTTCATTCCATAATGAAACGTCACGAGATTCGTGTAACAGAAAATGGCTCAGAAGTGTTACGGCTGCCTCATATACTAAATGTTTGTTTCGAAGGGATTCACACAGACCAATTATTGATGAAACTCGATTTACTTGGTATTGCTGCCTCTGGTGGGTCGGCTTGTACAGCAGGTGCCCATGTTCCTTCCCATGTTATCAATGCAATGTATGGATCAGGAAGTAAACAGCTTCAAGAAGCTGTTCGTTTTAGTTTTGGACTATCAAATACTGAAGATGAAGTAAGACGTGCATTTGAAAAAATCGCATCATCTGTTAAGGATGAACGTGAACGAAGCGAGTTTATTGTATAAGGTTTTATGCAAGGAAAGTGGGGAACAAAAATGAAAAAAAAACCAGAAGACACACGTGTAGTAGTAGGGATGTCTGGTGGCGTTGATTCTTCTGTTACAGCATTACTGTTAAAAGAACAAGGCTATGATGTGATCGGAATTTTTATGAAAAACTGGGATGACACAAATGATGCTGGTTTTTGTTCAGCTACTGAGGATTATGAAGACGTAGAACGAGTCGCTCAACAACTTGGTATTCCGTATTACTCTGTTAACTTTGAAAAACAGTACTGGGATAAAGTATTTACTTATTTCTTAGATGAATATAAAGCTGGACGAACACCTAATCCTGATGTTATGTGCAACAAAGAAATTAAATTCAAAGCATTTTTAAATCATGCTATCTCCCTTGGTGCTGATTATGTGGCAACGGGACATTATGCTCAATTAGAAGAAGTAAACGGTGAATTCCGCCTTATTAAAGGTAATGATACAAATAAGGATCAGACGTATTTTTTGAATGCTCTTACCCAAAAACAACTTTCTAAAGTAATGTTTCCCTTAGGTCACTTACCAAAATCAGAGGTGCGTAAATTAGCCTCTGAAGCTAAATTAGCAACTGCAACAAAAAAAGACAGTACAGGAATTTGTTTTATTGGAGAACGGGATTTTAAGGAGTTTTTACAAACATTCCTACCTGCTCAACCTGGTAATATGGAAACGACCGATGGCATAGTGAAAGGGCAGCACGATGGTTTGATGTACTACACGTTAGGTCAACGCCAAGGTCTTGGTATTGGTGGTGCAGGTGAGCCTTGGTTTGTGATTGACAAAGACCTTGATCGTAATGTTCTTATTGTTGGACAAGGGTATCATCATCACGGGCTCTATTCAGAAGCATTACATGCAGTTAACATGAACTGGATTTTGAATACTCCGCGTGTTGAACCATTTACATGTAAAGCGAAATTCCGTTACCGTCAAGAAGATCAAGACGTTACAGTAATACCTGGTGATGATGGAAAAGCGTATATTAAATTTCATGATGCGCAGCGCGCGATTACGCCTGGCCAAGCTGTCGTTTTATATGAAGGCAACCGTTGCATTGGCGGGGGAACAATTGATGTAGTAGTGCGGGAAAATGCCTAATTGGTGTTTTCCCCTTTTTAAATGAGGAGGAATTATAGTGGATAATCAAAAAGGCATTGAACTGATGCGTGAGGGAAAGTATGAAGAAGCTGCACAAGAATTTACGGCATATATTGAAGAGTTTCCAAAAGAAGCGACTGGTTATATTAATATGGCCAATTTATTAAGTTTACTTGGTGATTTTGAACGGGCAAAATTGTTTTTTACAAGAGCAATTGAATTAGATGACAAGGCAATTGCTGCTCATTATGGAATCGGTACAGTTTATTATCAAGAAGAGGCGTATCCGCAAGCAATTAAAGCATTTGTTGAAGCTGCAAAACAAGGTATGAATGAAGCGGATTTATTTTATATGCTTGGAATGAGTCACTACCAGCAAGGTGCGCTTGCACATGCACAAGCAAATTTAAGTCGAGCTATTGAACTTAACCCATCAGACAGTGAGATAAATTTTCAATATGGACTTTGTTTAGCCCAGCTCGAACAATTGGAAGAAGCACAAGTTTATTTGGAAAAAACAATCGAGCTTGAACCAAGTCATGCCGATGCTTATTACAATCTAGGGGTTATCCATGCAGGTAATAATAAGGCGGAAGCCGCGCTTGCATCATTTAATTCTGCTCTATCTCATCAACCTGATCATTTACTGGCTGGGAATGGTAAACGGGTGGTTGAAGATGCGATAAATAACGGGTGAGCGAAATGGAGACTGATGACATTCAAGGCTTCATTAAAGGAAAAGTA
This window encodes:
- a CDS encoding homoserine dehydrogenase; translation: MKIGLIGFGTVGTGIYERIIQSQDEIERLLGKRINIVSILVKNQAKVRDASVIERVTSSWEHFLKTDYDLVFEAMNGTEPARTYTKALLKRGIPVISANKKLVATHGEELEDTAQQANVYYGWDAAVCGAVPIVNVLKTVLPTTEISSVQGVLNGTTNYILTRMKEGKTYIEALEEAQQLGYAEEDPSADVEGFDAAYKIGLLAKLCFGEWIKPDLIAREGIKLIDVWHIQVALELGFSLKLLAQAAVNKRGDLVCSVKPTFIASTHPLAAVEDVINGVCINGTAIGQLVFSGPGAGKQTTANSVVEDFVLHEQNRKLKREPRIEKLTEKEQDGKELWLIKEGERELAQELVRKTKKWAEKEVVGGSVLLVNSPTYPVPFATYPLIGSASLRSKETAKR
- a CDS encoding tRNA threonylcarbamoyladenosine dehydratase is translated as MLHQFSRNELAIGHDGLERLKGSTVAVLGIGGVGSFSAEALARSGVGKIVLVDKDDVDITNVNRQIHALISTVGQPKVDLMAKRIEEINPECKVVSLKMFYTEETYESFFDHKLDYVVDASDTIAYKIHLIKECKKRNIPLISSMGVANKMDPTRLRITDISKTSYDPIAKVIRTRLRKEGIHKGVTVVFSDEKPIKIREDIRKEIVPESAEEGSIRKAKMPPSSNAFVPSVSGLIMAGHVITTLLDGIEINRLS
- a CDS encoding RsfA family transcriptional regulator, with product MKIRQDAWSHEDDVLLAETVLNHIKEGSTQLKAFDEVGDALNRTSAACGFRWNAVVRQKHLTHIDQAKRERKERKRELSSSFFQPKTFERTNIVEPSFYRTPSNTSGSVTIDSIIVQLRQLENQTEQSSSLKLENDRLRTELKRTSSKLNDLETMLARNKQEHSMIEEDYQSLISIMNRARRMAILEDTIEDQTAFRMEGNGNLEKLEK
- a CDS encoding replication-associated recombination protein A, yielding MKRQPLAFRMRPTSIDDVIGQHSLLDEGKLLRRMVEADQLSSMVLYGPPGTGKTSIASAIAGSSGQHFRLLNATVHNKKDMETTVEEAKMYGSLILILDEVHRLDKAKQDFLLPHLESGLLLLIGATTANPYHSINPAIRSRCHIFELEQLAPEDIEKALNRALTDVENGLGNENIDIAPEAITHLSLACGGDVRAALNALELAVLSTLKGKDNVRTVSLSAAEQSIQKKSIQHDKNGDAHYDVLSAFQKSIRGSDVNASLHYLARLIEAGDLVSIHRRLLVIAYEDIGLANPQAGSRTLAAIESSERIGLPEARIPLANAVIELALSPKSNSAYKAIDEALMSLRDGGSGEIPRHLKDAHYQGAKNLGRGTEYKYPHDFPDAWVRQQYLPDSFKNHRYYEPKQTGKFEQALADLYKKRK
- the cymR gene encoding cysteine metabolism transcriptional regulator CymR, encoding MKISTKGRYGLTIMMALAKKTGEGPVSLKSIAKEYKLSEHYLEQLIAPLRNAMLVKSVRGAYGGYMLAKDAEAITAGDIIRVLEGPISPVEVLEDEEPAKRDLWIKIRDAVKDVLDKTTLADLANFKEEGEQDYYMFYI
- a CDS encoding cysteine desulfurase family protein, which codes for MEQIYLDHAATSLLHPAALDAMLPYFAEDFGNPSSTHQFGRVARQGLMEARKTIAAYLQATEHEVLFTSGGTEANNLALIGYARANREKGNHIITTEIEHHAVLHTLDQLKSEGFLVTYLKVNEEGLVSIEDVRKALTDKTILVSVMYGNNEVGVVQPIEEIGELLLGHQAVFHTDAVQAAGLLSLDVEALNVDMMSIASHKLNGPKGVGCLYVRDRLKLSPLFFGGEQERKRRAGTENVPGAVGFAKALSIANDNREQRISDYKHYREIFHSIMKRHEIRVTENGSEVLRLPHILNVCFEGIHTDQLLMKLDLLGIAASGGSACTAGAHVPSHVINAMYGSGSKQLQEAVRFSFGLSNTEDEVRRAFEKIASSVKDERERSEFIV
- the mnmA gene encoding tRNA 2-thiouridine(34) synthase MnmA, with the translated sequence MKKKPEDTRVVVGMSGGVDSSVTALLLKEQGYDVIGIFMKNWDDTNDAGFCSATEDYEDVERVAQQLGIPYYSVNFEKQYWDKVFTYFLDEYKAGRTPNPDVMCNKEIKFKAFLNHAISLGADYVATGHYAQLEEVNGEFRLIKGNDTNKDQTYFLNALTQKQLSKVMFPLGHLPKSEVRKLASEAKLATATKKDSTGICFIGERDFKEFLQTFLPAQPGNMETTDGIVKGQHDGLMYYTLGQRQGLGIGGAGEPWFVIDKDLDRNVLIVGQGYHHHGLYSEALHAVNMNWILNTPRVEPFTCKAKFRYRQEDQDVTVIPGDDGKAYIKFHDAQRAITPGQAVVLYEGNRCIGGGTIDVVVRENA
- a CDS encoding tetratricopeptide repeat protein gives rise to the protein MDNQKGIELMREGKYEEAAQEFTAYIEEFPKEATGYINMANLLSLLGDFERAKLFFTRAIELDDKAIAAHYGIGTVYYQEEAYPQAIKAFVEAAKQGMNEADLFYMLGMSHYQQGALAHAQANLSRAIELNPSDSEINFQYGLCLAQLEQLEEAQVYLEKTIELEPSHADAYYNLGVIHAGNNKAEAALASFNSALSHQPDHLLAGNGKRVVEDAINNG